A single Rattus norvegicus strain BN/NHsdMcwi chromosome 5, GRCr8, whole genome shotgun sequence DNA region contains:
- the Zfp462 gene encoding zinc finger protein 462 isoform X2, which yields MEVLQCDGCDFRAPSYEDLKAHIQDVHTAFLQPTDVAEDNDDEPLSGSVNAGNQTEVEFSSIKDEFVIAEDLSGQSATALGSGSYYGHSPGYYGQHITPNPKPTNKFFQCKFCVRYFRSKNLLIEHTRKVHGAQAEESPTGPPVPGSLNYNIMMHEGFGKVFSCQFCTYKSPRRARIIKHQKMYHKNSLKESAAPPPAPAPLSDPVVPPVSLQDPCKELPAEVVERSILESMVKPLTKSRGNFCCEWCSYQTPRRERWCDHMMKKHRSMVKILSNIRQQQEGTNVSEVQNNNEPSPTSNSTYLSMNAASREMPNTNVSNFRGSVGNSIMRPNSSSTSKFSPMSYPQMKPKSPHNSGLVNLTERSRYGMSDMTNSSADLDTNSMLNDSSSDEDLNEVDSENGLSVMDHQASGLSAEQLMGSDGNKLLETKGIPFRRFMNRFQCPFCPFLTMHRRSISRHIENIHLSGKTAVYKCDECPFTCKSSLKLGAHKQCHTGTSDWDTVNSQSESLSSSLNEGMLSYESPSINGRKSGVMLDPLQQQQPPQPPPPLPPPPPPPSQPVQQPPPPQLQSPHQVPPQPQPPPPTQQPQPPTQVPPLHPYKCTMCSYSTMTLKGLRVHQQHKHSFCDNLPKFEGQPSSLPLENETDSHPSSSNTVKKSQTSILGLSSKNNFVAKASRKLANDFPLDLSPVKKRTRIDEIASNLQSKINQTKLQEDAIINVEDDEEEEDDNEVEIEVELDREEEPTEPIMDVPTAFSAQQIWARDTSESQKEANYRSITHDYTATNGAEIELTLSEDEEDYYGSSTSIKDHQVSNAALLNTQPPIYGTEHSNENTDFGDSGRLYYCKHCDFNNKSARSVSTHYQRMHPYIKFSFRYILDPNDHSAVYRCLECYIDYTNFEDLQQHYGEHHPEAMNVLNFDHSDLIYRCRFCSYTSPNVRSLMPHYQRMHPTVKINNAMIFSSYVVEQQEGLNAESQTLREILNSAPKSMATSTPVARGGGMPATFNKNTSPKTFTPECENQKDPSVNTVVVYDCDVCSFASPNMHSVLVHYQKKHPEEKASYFRIQKTMRMVSVDRGSALAQLSFEVGAPMSPKMSNMGSPPPPQPPPPDLSIELYYCKHCSYSNRSVVGVLVHYQKRHPEIKVTAKYIRQAPPTAAMMRGAEGLQDSPRPPAPMQLNRSSSERDCPPVETEMFFCQHCDYGNRTVKGVLIHYQKKHRDFKANADVIRQHTATIRSLCDRNQKPASCVLLPASGMERDKTKLRALKCRQCSYTSPYFYALRKHIKKDHPALKATVTSIMRWAFLDGLIEAGYHCEWCIYSHMEPSGLLLHYQRRHPEHYVDYTYMATKLWAGPDPSSPTLTMSAEAKTYRCRDCAFEAVSIWDITNHYQAFHPWAMNGDESVLLDIIKEKDGVDKALLAPEELIGAVNCENSLPNPLPEQEAECPEDARLSPEKSIHLASANPAISSTPYQCTVCQSEYNNLHGLLTHYGKKHPGMKVKAADFAQDVDINPGAVYKCRHCPYINTRIHGVLTHYQKRHPAIKVTAEDFVHDVEQSADITQNDVEETSRIFKQGYGAYRCKLCPYTHGTLEKLKIHYEKYHNQPEFDVFSPSPPKLPVSLEPEITTEVSPSQVSMTEEEVGEDPMSTAHFSTSHLVSHTVFRCQLCKYFCSTRKGIARHYRIKHNNVRAQPEGKNNLFKCALCAYTNPIRKGLAAHYQKRHDIDAYYTHCLAASRTISDKPNKVIIPSPPKDDSPQLSEELRRAVEKKKCSLCSFQSFSKKGIVSHYMKRHPGVFPKKQHASKLGGYFTAVYADEHEKPPLMEEEGRSGFERPEVEGEAQDIEWLPFRCIKCFKLSFSTAELLCMHYTDHHSRDLKRDFVILGSGPRFQNSTFQCKHCDSKLQSTAELTSHLNIHNEEFQKRAKRQERRKQLLSKQKYADGAFADFKQERPFGHLEEAPKIKERKVVGYKCKFCVEVHPTLRAICNHLRKHVQYGSVPAVSAAVKGLRSHERSHLALAMFTREDKYSCQYCSFVSAFRHNLDRHMQTHHGHHKPFRCKLCSFKSSYNSRLKTHILKAHAVSCYCNQAVL from the exons ATGGAGGTGCTTCAGTGCGATGGCTGTGACTTCCGAGCCCCATCTTATGAAGATCTCAAGGCACACATCCAGGATGTCCACACAGCGTTCTTACAGCCGACGGATGTTGCCGAGGACAATGATGATGAGCCACTCTCTGGGTCCGTGAATGCTGGTAATCAGACAGAGGTGGAATTCTCTTCTATAAAGGATGAGTTTGTGATTGCCGAGGATTTATCAG GTCAAAGTGCAACTGCATTGGGGAGTGGAAGTTACTATGGCCACAGTCCAGGATATTACGGTCAGCATATTACCCCTAatcccaaaccaaccaacaaatttTTTCAGTGCAAGTTCTGCGTGCGCTACTTCAGGTCAAAAAATCTCCTCATAGAACATACTAGGAAGGTCCATGGAGCTCAAGCTGAAGAGAGTCCCACTGGACCTCCTGTCCCAGGATCCTTAAATTATAATATCATGATGCACGAAGGATTTGGAAAGGTCTTTTCTTGCCAGTTTTGCACATACAAATCACCTCGGAGGGCAAGGATAATTAAGCATCAGAAGATGTACCACAAAAACAGTTTGAAGGAGTCCGCAGCACCACCGCCTGCTCCTGCTCCACTGTCAGACCCTGTGGTTCCACCAGTGTCCTTGCAGGACCCCTGCAAGGAACTGCCAGCGGAGGTGGTTGAGCGTAGCATCTTAGAATCCATGGTCAAGCCTTTGACCAAGTCTCGAGGCAACTTCTGTTGTGAGTGGTGCAGCTACCAGACCCCCCGCCGAGAACGCTGGTGCGATCACATGATGAAGAAACACAGAAGTATGGTCAAGATCCTTTCTAATATCAGGCAACAGCAAGAAGGGACTAATGTATCTGAAGTGCAGAATAATAATGAACCCAGCCCCACATCCAACTCCACCTACCTGTCCATGAATGCTGCAAGCCGGGAGATGCCCAACACTAATGTCTCCAATTTCAGGGGCTCTGTGGGCAACTCCATCATGAGACCTAATTCTTCTTCAACTTCCAAGTTTTCCCCTATGTCTTATCCTCAGATGAAGCCGAAGTCACCTCATAATTCTGGCCTTGTGAACTTGACAGAGAGATCCCGTTATGGAATGTCTGACATGACCAATTCATCCGCTGACCTGGACACTAACAGCATGCTAAATGACTCTAGTTCCGATGAGGATTTAAATGAGGTAGACAGTGAGAATGGTTTAAGTGTTATGGATCACCAGGCCTCAGGACTGTCTGCAGAGCAGCTGATGGGCTCTGATGGCAACAAACTGTTAGAGACCAAGGGGATCCCATTTCGAAGGTTCATGAATAGGTTCCAGTGTCCCTTTTGTCCTTTCCTCACCATGCACCGTCGCAGCATTTCCCGTCACATagaaaatatccacttatctggaAAGACAGCTGTCTACAAATGTGACGAGTGTCCGTTTACTTGTAAGAGCTCATTAAAACTCGGGGCTCATAAACAGTGTCACACGGGTACGTCGGATTGGGATACTGTGAATTCTCAAAGCGAAAGTCTGTCTTCCTCATTGAATGAAGGAATGCTATCTTATGAGAGCCCCAGCATCAACGGTAGAAAGTCGGGAGTCATGTTGGATCccttgcagcagcagcagccaccacagccacctccaccactaccaccaccaccaccaccaccatcgcaGCCAGTGCAGCAGCCTCCACCACCGCAGCTGCAGTCACCACACCAGGTGCCACCTCAGCCACAGCCGCCACCACCAACACAGCAGCCACAGCCACCCACACAGGTCCCACCTTTGCACCCTTACAAATGCACCATGTGTAGTTATTCCACCATGACTCTGAAAGGGCTAAGAGTCCATCAGCAGCACAAACATTCATTCTGCGACAACTTGCCAAAATTCGAGGGGCAGCCCTCGAGCCTGCCACTGGAAAATGAGACAGATAGCCACCCCTCTTCCAGCAACACTGTGAAGAAAAGTCAGACCTCAATTCTTGGATTGTCCTCCAAGAATAACTTTGTAGCTAAGGCCTCTAGGAAACTTGCTAATGACTTTCCTCTTGATTTATCACCTGTGAAGAAGAGAACAAGGATTGACGAGATAGCCAGCAATTTACagagcaaaatcaaccagaccaAACTGCAGGAAGATGCTATCATCAATGTCGAGGacgatgaggaggaagaggatgacaaCGAAGTAGAAATAGAGGTTGAACTGGACAGGGAAGAAGAACCAACAGAACCCATCATGGATGTTCCCACTGCCTTTTCAGCCCAACAGATTTGGGCCAGAGACACCAGTGAATCCCAGAAGGAGGCTAACTATAGAAGTATCACCCATGATTACACTGCCACCAATGGGGCCGAGATCGAGCTCACACTTTCTGAAGATGAAGAAGATTATTATGGCTCTTCAACAAGCATAAAAGATCACCAAGTGTCCAATGCAGCGCTGCTGAACACCCAACCCCCTATCTATGGGACAGAACACAGTAATGAAAATACTGATTTTGGTGACTCTGGAAGGCTTTACTATTGTAAACACTGTGACTTTAATAATAAATCTGCCCGGAGTGTTAGCACTCACTACCAGCGAATGCACCCATACATTAAGTTCAGCTTTAGGTATATCTTGGACCCCAATGATCACAGTGCAGTGTACAGGTGCCTGGAATGCTATATTGACTACACCAACTTTGAAGACCTCCAACAGCATTATGGTGAACATCACCCAGAGGCCATGAATGTACTCAACTTTGACCATTCGGACCTGATCTACCGATGTCGATTTTGTTCCTACACAAGCCCGAATGTCAGAAGCCTGATGCCACATTACCAAAGAATGCATCCCACGGTGAAAATCAACAATGCTATGATCTTTTCAAGCTATGTTGTAGAGCAGCAGGAAGGGCTGAATGCTGAGTCCCAGACCCTGCGGGAGATTTTGAATTCAGCTCCCAAGAGCATGGCGACATCCACGCCGGTGGCTCGTGGTGGTGGTATGccagctacatttaacaaaaataCTTCTCCCAAGACCTTTACTCCAGAATGTGAAAACCAGAAAGACCCTTCGGTGAACACCGTTGTTGTTTATGATTGTGACGTTTGCTCGTTTGCGAGTCCCAACATGCACTCTGTCTTGGTTCACTATCAGAAGAAACACCCTGAAGAAAAGGCCTCGTACTTTAGGATCCAGAAAACCATGCGCATGGTGTCTGTGGACAGAGGCTCTGCCCTTGCCCAATTATCATTTGAGGTGGGTGCTCCAATGTCTCCCAAAATGTCCAACATGGgttccccaccccccccacagCCCCCACCACCAGACCTCAGTATTGAGCTTTACTACTGCAAACACTGCTCCTACAGCAATCGGTCAGTTGTGGGGGTGCTTGTTCACTACCAGAAAAGACACCCAGAAATAAAGGTCACTGCCAAATATATCAGACAGGCTCCTCCCACAGCTGCAATGATGAGAGGGGCTGAAGGGCTCCAAGATTCCCCTCGGCCTCCTGCACCCATGCAGTTGAACCGGAGCAGTTCTGAGAGAGATTGCCCTCCTGTGGAGACTGAGATGTTCTTTTGCCAGCACTGTGATTATGGGAACCGGACGGTCAAGGGCGTCCTCATTCATTATCAGAAGAAGCACCGGGACTTCAAGGCCAATGCCGATGTGATCAGGCAGCACACAGCCACCATCAGAAGCCTCTGTGACCGGAACCAGAAGCCTGCCAGTTGTGTGCTTCTCCCTGCTTCCGGCATGGAACGGGACAAAACGAAACTTCGAGCGCTCAAATGTAGGCAGTGCTCGTATACCTCCCCCTATTTCTATGCACTGCGGAAGCATATCAAGAAAGACCACCCTGCCCTGAAGGCCACAGTCACGTCCATCATGAGGTGGGCGTTTCTAGATGGCTTGATAGAAGCTGGCTACCACTGTGAGTGGTGTATCTACTCCCACATGGAACCCAGTGGTTTGCTCCTGCATTATCAAAGGAGGCACCCTGAGCATTATGTAGATTACACTTATATGGCTACCAAACTCTGGGCGGGGCCAGACCCATCCTCTCCCACTCTTACCATGTCAGCTGAAGCCAAAACATACAGATGCAGGGACTGTGCTTTTGAAGCCGTCTCTATCTGGGACATCACCAATCATTACCAAGCGTTCCACCCCTGGGCCATGAATGGTGATGAATCTGTGTTGCTGGATATCATCAAGGAGAAAGATGGTGTAGACAAGGCCCTCCTAGCACCTGAAGAGTTGATAGGCGCTGTGAATTGTGAAAACAGTCTGCCCAACCCCCTTCCCGAGCAGGAAGCCGAATGCCCAGAGGATGCAAGACTTTCCCCAGAGAAAAGCATTCATCTGGCTTCAGCTAATCCTGCTATATCTTCCACCCCATATCAGTGTACAGTGTGCCAGTCCGAGTACAACAACTTGCATGGCCTCCTCACCCATTATGGGAAGAAGCATCCTGGGATGAAAGTGAAGGCTGCTGATTTTGCCCAGGATGTTGACATCAACCCAGGTGCCGTCTACAAATGCAGGCATTGTCCGTACATCAACACTCGCATCCACGGCGTCCTGACCCACTACCAGAAGCGACACCCGGCCATCAAGGTGACCGCTGAGGACTTTGTGCATGATGTAGAGCAGTCAGCTGACATAACCCAGAATGACGTGGAGGAGACAAGTAGGATTTTCAAACAAGGGTATGGTGCCTACCGGTGCAAGCTGTGTCCTTATACACATGGCACGCTGGAGAAACTCAAAATCCACTATGAGAAGTACCACAACCAGCCTGAGTTTGAtgtcttttccccctctcccccgaAGTTGCCAGTGTCCCTTGAGCCTGAGATAACCACCGAAGTGagcccctcccaggtctccatgacggaggaggaggtgggagaggatCCTATGTCCACTGCTCACTTCTCTACCTCGCATCTGGTCTCCCACACTGTGTTCCGGTGCCAGCTCTGCAAGTACTTCTGTTCCACAAGGAAGGGCATTGCCAGGCATTACCGGATCAAGCACAATAATGTCCGTGCCCAGCCCGAGGGCAAAAACAATCTCTTCAAGTGTGCCCTGTGTGCCTACACCAACCCCATCCGCAAGGGACTGGCAGCCCACTACCAGAAGCGCCACGACATCGATGCATATTACACCCACTGCCTTGCAGCCTCCAGGACCATCAGTGACAAGCCCAACAAGGTGATCATCCCATCCCCACCCAAAGATGACTCTCCTCAGCTGAGCGAGGAACTACGGCGGGCTGTTGAGAAGAAAAAGTGTTCCTTATGTTCCTTCCAGTCCTTCAGCAAGAAAGGCATTGTGTCCCATTATATGAAGCGACACCCAGGAGTGTTCCCAAAGAAGCAGCATGCCAGCAAGCTGGGAGGCTACTTCACAGCCGTCTACGCGGATGAGCATGAGAAACCCCCTCtgatggaggaagaggggagaagcgGCTTTGAGAGGCCCGAGGTGGAAGGCGAAGCTCAAGACATTGAGTGGCTCCCATTCCGCTGCATCAAATGCTTCAAGCTGTCCTTCAGCACAGCAGAGCTGCTGTGCATGCATTACACAGACCACCACAGCAGGGACCTAAAGAGGGACTTCGTCATCCTAGGCAGCGGCCCCCGCTTCCAGAACTCCACCTTCCAGTGTAAGCACTGTGATAGCAAATTGCAAAGCACAGCTGAGCTGACCTCACACTTGAACATTCACAATGAGGAATTCCAGAAGCGTGCCAAACGCCAGGAGAGGAGGAAACAGCTTTTGAGCAAGCAGAAATATGCAGATGGTGCTTTTGCAGATTTCAAACAAGAGAGG CCTTTTGGTCACTTAGAAGAGGCACCGAAGATCAAGGAGAGGAAAGTGGTGGGCTACAAGTGTAAGTTCTGCGTGGAAGTGCATCCAACGCTCCGGGCCATCTGTAACCACCTCCGgaaacacgttcagtatggcagTGTCCCGGCTGTGTCGGCTGCCGTGAAG